The Triticum aestivum cultivar Chinese Spring unplaced genomic scaffold, IWGSC CS RefSeq v2.1 scaffold15207, whole genome shotgun sequence genome window below encodes:
- the LOC123172897 gene encoding G-type lectin S-receptor-like serine/threonine-protein kinase At2g19130, producing the protein MPPFLIVFTLLSCIHTPANSAATDTILAGQSLAVDDKLISGNGRYALGFFQAEGTTNWYLGIWFNTVPKFTPAWVGNRDNPVKNTTSLELTISHDGNLVILNRSTMSIIWSTQANISRNSTTARLLSTGNLVLADSSNLSEFLWQSFDHPTDTFFPGAKHGWDKATGLNRRFVSWKSLTDPATGVYYYEVDPAAFDQIVLVALNSSIPYWSSGAWNGKYFSGIPEMAARHSISANFVHNDREKYWTYKLVPQYMDPNMLTRNVIDISGQMKTFIWMKGTPDWVMINAQPRDQCDVDAICGPFTICNDNDFPHCNCMEGFTITSPKDWDLEDRAGGCSRKTKLDCISHRGTTHTTDKFYSMPCVKLPNDAPEVDAAASASECAQVCLNNCSCTAYSFGDNGCSMWHNKLLNIRALPCSGTTNSNRETLYLRLSAKDVQSLKKNRRGIVIGIVTGTGVSILGLFALILLLMIWKNKQKNSGQILNDSQVCTGVIAFRYSDLQRATKKFTDKLGGGGFGYVFKGFIKGSNAIAVKMLNGAYQGEKQFRAEVSTIGAVQHINLVKLVGFCCDGSKRLLVYEYMSNHSLDVHLFRSNSTMLNWTARYQIGLGVARGLAYLHDSCRDCIIHCDIKLENILLDSSLLPKIADFGMAKLIGRDYSRVLTTMRGTTGYLAPEWISGVPITPKVDVYSYGMVLLEIISGRRNSCTSCPSGGNADVYFPVYAAHKLLEGDIEGLVDHKLHGDIKLDEVELACKVACWCIQDDELDRPTMGQVVQILEGLVEITMPPVPRLLQSMAGSVHQKCP; encoded by the coding sequence ATGCCGCCCTTCCTAATTGTTTTCACCCTGCTCTCCTGCATCCACACCCCAGCAAACTCTGCAGCGACGGACACCATCTTGGCCGGCCAATCACTTGCCGTCGACGACAAGCTCATCTCCGGCAACGGCAGGTACGCGCTCGGCTTCTTCCAGGCCGAAGGCACCACCAACTGGTACCTTGGCATATGGTTCAACACAGTCCCTAAATTCACTCCAGCATGGGTTGGAAATAGGGATAACCCAGTCAAGAACACCACCTCACTTGAGCTCACCATTTCCCACGATGGCAACCTTGTCATCTTAAACCGGTCCACCATGTCCATAATCTGGTCCACACAAGCAAACATCTCCAGAAATAGCACCACTGCTAGGCTGCTGAGTACTGGAAATCTCGTACTCGCAGACTCTTCAAACTTGTCAGAGTTTCTATGGCAGAGCTTTGATCACCCCACGGATACATTTTTTCCTGGGGCCAAGCATGGATGGGATAAGGCCACCGGCCTGAATCGCCGTTTTGTTTCTTGGAAAAGCTTGACTGACCCAGCTACCGGTGTCTATTATTATGAGGTAGACCCGGCCGCTTTTGACCAGATAGTGCTTGTAGCACTCAACTCATCCATACCCTATTGGTCCAGCGGTGCATGGAACGGCAAATATTTTTCTGGAATTCCAGAGATGGCTGCCCGCCACTCTATTAGTGCAAATTTTGTCCACAATGACAGAGAGAAGTACTGGACATATAAATTAGTGCCTCAATATATGGATCCCAATATGCTTACTCGTAATGTAATTGACATCTCGGGTCAAATGAAGACATTCATTTGGATGAAGGGCACACCTGATTGGGTAATGATAAATGCCCAACCAAGAGATCAGTGTGACGTTGATGCAATTTGTGGACCTTTCACAATTTGCAACGATAATGATTTTCCGCACTGCAATTGTATGGAGGGCTTCACCATAACATCCCCCAAGGATTGGGACCTAGAAGATCGAGCAGGTGGGTGCTCAAGGAAGACTAAGTTAGACTGCATTAGCCATAGAGGAACAACACATACCACAGACAAGTTCTATTCTATGCCATGTGTTAAGTTGCCCAACGATGCCCCAGAAGTTGATGCTGCTGCAAGTGCGAGTGAGTGCGCACAAGTTTGCCTGAATAATTGCTCTTGCACAGCCTACTCCTTTGGCGACAATGGATGTTCTATGTGGCATAACAAATTGCTCAATATAAGAGCACTACCATGTAGTGGCACTACCAATTCAAATAGAGAAACTCTTTACCTTCGTCTTTCTGCTAAAGATGTACAAAGTTTGAAAAAAAACAGAAGAGGGATTGTTATTGGAATTGTAACTGGTACAGGCGTTTCTATTTTAGGCTTATTTGCACTTATCCTCTTACTGATGATCTGGAAGAACAAACAGAAGAACTCTGGTCAGATACTGAATGATTCTCAAGTTTGTACTGGAGTCATTGCATTCAGATATAGTGATCTACAACGGGCAACAAAAAAATTCACAGATAAGTTGGGGGGAGGTGGTTTTGGTTATGTATTCAAGGGGTTTATAAAGGGCTCCAATGCCATAGCAGTGAAGATGCTCAATGGTGCTTATCAAGGAGAGAAGCAATTCAGAGCCGAAGTGAGCACAATCGGAGCTGTTCAACACATCAATTTGGTTAAGCTTGTTGGTTTCTGTTGTGATGGTTCCAAGAGGTTGCTTGTTTATGAATACATGTCAAATCACTCTCTTGATGTCCATCTATTTCGAAGCAATTCTACCATGTTGAATTGGACTGCTAGGTATCAGATAGGCCTAGGAGTTGCAAGAGGGTTGGCCTACTTGCATGACAGCTGCCGAGACTGCATCATACACTGTGATATCAAGCTAGAGAACATACTTCTTGATTCTTCACTCCTTCCAAAAATTGCAGACTTTGGAATGGCAAAACTTATAGGAAGGGATTATAGCCGAGTATTGACAACAATGAGAGGTACTACAGGGTACCTTGCGCCTGAATGGATAAGCGGTGTTCCTATTACGCCGAAAGTCGATGTTTATAGTTACGGGATGGTGTTGCTGGAAATAATATCTGGAAGGAGGAACTCATGCACATCATGTCCTAGTGGTGGCAATGCTGATGTTTACTTCCCTGTGTATGCCGCACATAAGCTTCTCGAAGGAGACATCGAGGGTTTGGTAGATCACAAGCTACATGGCGACATCAAACTGGATGAGGTTGAACTAGCTTGCAAGGTCGCGTGTTGGTGCATCCAAGATGATGAGCTTGATCGACCAACAATGGGACAGGTAGTTCAAATTCTCGAAGGGCTAGTTGAGATCACAATGCCCCCGGTACCAAGACTGCTCCAATCTATGGCTGGAAGCGTGCATCAAAAATGCCCCTAA